The Mycolicibacterium fluoranthenivorans genome segment GCGGCACACCGTCGGCGAGCAGGTGCGCGCCGCTCCGGGGTTGCTGCTGGCATTCGGCGCAGCCCTGCGCCGCGGGCAGCAGGCCGAGGAACTGATGCAGCGCCATCATCCGGAGGAGCCGCATTGGTACCTCGCGGTGATCGGCAGCGATCCGTCCGTGCGGGGCAGCGGTCAGGGCCAGGCGTTGATGCGGTCCCGGCTGGACCGCTGCGACGCCGAGCACGCCCCGGCGTACCTGGAGTCCAGCAATCCCGCCAATATCGGCTATTACCAACGGTTCGGCTTCGAGGTGACCGGGGAGATCGTGCTTCCGGACGGCCCGTCGCTGTGGCCGATGTGGCGGCAGCCACGGTAGAGTGCGGATGCCGACCAGCAGGGGAATCCGGTGAGAATCCGGAGCTGACGCGCAACGGTGTGAGGCGAACGCCTCGAGTCCGACTGCCTGCCGCCGGTACCGAACGTCGACGGCCCCGCGACCGGGCCCCGTATCGAAGGAAGCCCCCGCCGTGCGCGCTTTCGCCATGCTCGTATCCGTCCTCACCGTCGTCACCGCATGCAGCCCGGCGACATCCGCCGAGCGCGCCCCGACGGCGGCTCTCACCGCCGGCCACACCAGCTATCCGTTGACGTTGGACAACTGTGGTGTCCGAGTCACGTTCGACAGGCCGCCGCAACGCGCGGTCTCGC includes the following:
- a CDS encoding GNAT family N-acetyltransferase encodes the protein MTTVDVRPAVRADIAALSQVLGRAFYDDPVMAWMLPDPVARRRKLHRVFAALTRHHHLSRGGVEVAAAGSVLGAAALWDPPGQWRHTVGEQVRAAPGLLLAFGAALRRGQQAEELMQRHHPEEPHWYLAVIGSDPSVRGSGQGQALMRSRLDRCDAEHAPAYLESSNPANIGYYQRFGFEVTGEIVLPDGPSLWPMWRQPR